From the Micromonospora echinospora genome, the window TGATCGGGGACGTCGGGTTCGACGGCACGGTCGTCCTGGTCCGCTCCCGGGGCTTCCGGGTCGTCGCCGAGGACGCCGACACGGTGACCCTCCGGGTCTCCGCCGGCGAACCCTGGGACGACCTGGTCGCCACCACCGTCGCCAACGGTTGGTCCGGGGTGGAGTGCCTCTCCGGCATCCCCGGCTCGGCCGGCGCCACCCCGATCCAGAACGTCGGCGCGTACGGCCAGGAAGTCGCCGAGACGATCACCGGCGTCCAGGTGTACGACTGCCACGAGGGCAGCGTCAGCCGGATCGACACGGCCGACTGCGGTTTCGCGTACCGGTCCAGCGTCTTCCGGTACAGCGACCGCTGGGTGGTGCTCTCCGTCGACTTCCGGCTGCACCGCTCACCGCTGTCCACCCCGGTCCGCTACGCCGAACTGGCCCGGGCACTCGGGGTCGAGGTCGGCGACCGGGTGCCGCTGGCCGACGCCCGGGACACCGTACGCCGACTGCGCGCCGGCAAGGGCATGGTGCTCGACCCGACCGACCCGGACACCCGCTCGGTGGGTTCCTTCTTCACCAACCCGGTGCTCGACCGCCCCGCGTACGAACTGCTCCGGGAGCGCGCCGCCGACCTGGGCGAGCCGCCGTCCTGGCCCGGCGCGGGGGACGTGGTCAAGGTCAGCGCCGCCTGGCTGATCGACAAGGCCGGCTTCGCCAAGGGGCACCCGGGACCGGAGGGAGTGGCCATCTCCGGCAAGCACACCCTGGCGCTCACCAACCGCTCCGGCACCGCCAGCACCGCCGCCCTGATCACCCTGGCCCGGGAGATCCGCGACGGGGTGCACGACCGCTTCGGCGTCACCCTGCGCCCGGAACCCGTCCTGGTCAACTGCGTCGTGTGAGGCGCCCGGGGTGGGCTGAGGTGGTAGCAGGGGTCCCCTGTTACCGCTTTCTGAGTAACAGGGGACCCCTGCTACCACGCGGCGGGGGCCACGGCGGACCACGGGACGGTCAGCTCGCCGAGCCGCCAACGGCGGGGACGGTCCAGCAACGGCCAGCCCGCCTCGCGTAGGCCCGCCACCGTCCGCATCCAGCGTTGCCGCGGGCCGAAGGGCGCGTACGCCGCCGCCGCCCGCCAACCGTCGTCGAGCGCCCGGATGAGGTCGTGCACCCGTTCACCGGGGACGTTGCGGTGGATCAGTGCCTTGGGTAGCCGCTCCGCCAGCGTGGCCGGGGTGTCCAGGACGGAGAGCCGGGCGGCCAGGGTGAGCGAGCGCGGGCCGTCGGCGTCGAGCAGCACCCAGCCGCCGAGCCGGCCCAGCTCGTCGCAGGTCCCCTCGACCAGCAACCCGCCGGGGGCGAGCGCGGCGGTCATCGTCCGCCAGGCGGCGGCCACGTCGCGTTCGTCGTACTGGCGGAGCACGTTGAACGAGCGGACCAGGGCGGGCCGGAGTCCGGCCAGCTCGAAGCCGCCCCGGGCGAAGGTGAGCCGGGGCGGGTCGGCGGCGGGGGCGGCGGCGACCACCCGCGCCGGGTCGATCTCCAGGCCGACCAGCCGTACGTCGGCGCGTACCCCGGCGGCCAGCCGGGCCCGCAGTTCCACGGCGGTGACCGGTGTCGCGCCGTAGCCCAGGTCGACGACCAGCGGATCGGCCGCCGCGCGGAGTTGGTCGCCGCAGGTCGCGACGATCCAGTTGTCCACCCGGCGGAGCCGGTTCGGGTTGGTCGTTCCCCGGGTGACCACCCCCTGGGGCCGCTGTGCCACTAGCCCACCCGGTGCACCTTGTGCTGGGCGGCCTGCGCCAGCGGCCGGACCACCAGACGGTCGACGTTGACGTGCTGGGGGCGGGTCGCGCACCAGGCGATGCAGTCCGCCACGTCGTCGGCGACCAGCGGCTCGGCCACCCCGGCGTAGACCGCCGCCGCCCGCTCGGCGTCGCCGTCGAACCGGACCAGGGAGAACTCGTCGGTACGCACCATGCCCGGGTCGATCTCCACCACCCGTACCGGTCGGCCGCAGAGTTCCAGCCGGAGCGTGCCGGCGATCGCGGTCTGGGCGTGCTTCGCCGCGGTGTACCCGCCGCCGCCCTCGTACACGTCGAGGCCGGCGGTGGAGCTGACGACCACGATGGTGCCCGCCCCGGAGCGCTCCAGTGCCGGCAGGACCGCCTGGGTCACCCGGAGGGTGCCGAGCACGTTCACGTCGTACATCCACTGCCAGTCGCCGACCGAGCCGGACTCCACCGGGTCGAGCCCACGGGCGCCCCCGGCGTTGTTGACCAGCAGGGTGACCGGACCGGGGGCCCGCTCGGCGGCGGCGGCCAGCCCGGCGACGGACTCGTCGGAGGTGACGTCGCAGGTGACGGCGGTGGCCGAGCCGCCCGCGGCGGCGATTCCGGCGACCAGGTCGGCCAGTCGGTCGGCGCGGCGGGCGGCGGCGAGCACGTGGAAGCCCTCGGTGGCGAGCCGGCGGGCGGTGGCCGCGCCGATCCCGCTCGACGCTCCGGTGACGATGGCGACAGGGGTCATCCGGCCATTGTCGTCCCCCGGACGCGCGGAGTGTCCGCGCGGCCCGGATCCGTCCGTCCGACGCCGGATGACCTCCGTCACCGATGAGGTCCGTCACGCTCACCGACCGCTCCGAGACATTTCCCGACGCTGATCGGGAAGATGGGGTCCGGCGTGCGGGTTGACCGAGAAGCGCCGGTCGTGCGGACGGCATTCACCGTGGTTGAGGGAGCGGACGTGGCGGAGATGCACACCGGTGTCGGTCGTCAGCGTGGTGCCCGGCCATGGCCCCGACGTATCGCCACGATCTCCGTGCACACCTCGCCGCTGCACCAACCGGGCACCGGCGACGCGGGCGGCATGAACGTCTACATCGTGGAGGTCGCCCGCCGGCTCGCCGCCGCCGGTGTGGAGGTCGACATCTTCACCCGGGCCACCTCCGGTGACCTGCCGCCGGTGGTCGAGATGGCCCCCGGCGTGCACGTCCGGCACGTCACGTCCGGTCCGCTGGAGGGGCTCACCAAGGAGGAGCTCCCCGGCCAGCTCTGCGCCTTCACCGCCGGGGTGCTGCGGGCCGAGGCGGCCCACCCGCCCGGCTGGTACGACCTCATCCACTCCCACTACTGGCTCTCCGGCCAGGTCGGCTGGCTGGCCAAGGAGCGCTGGGGGGTGCCGCTGGTGCACACCGCGCACACCCTGGCCAAGGTGAAGAACGCCCAGCTCGCGGCCGGGGACCGGCCCGAACCGAAGGCCCGGGTGATCGGCGAGGAACAGGTGGTCGCCGAGGCGGACCGGCTGGTCGCCAACACCCGCGTCGAGGCCCGCGACCTGATCGACCGGTACGACGCCGTACCCGCCTGGGTCACCGTGGTCGAACCCGGCGTCGACCTGGACCGCTTCCGCCCGGCGGCGGGTGATCCGGTCCTCGCCCGGCGTGCCGCCCGTCGCCGGCTCGGCCTGCCCGTCGAGGGGTACGTGGTCGCCTTCGTCGGCCGGATCCAACCGCTGAAGGCGCCGGACGTGCTGGTGCGCGCGATCGCCGCGTTGCGGGCCCGCGATCCGTTCCTCGCCGACCAGGTGACGGTGGCCATCGTGGGTGGCCCCAGCGGGAGCGGCCTGGACCGGCCGACCTCGCTGATCGAGCTGGCCGGCACCCTCGGGGTCGCCGACCGGGTCCGCTTCCTGCCGCCGCGCACCGGGGACGACCTCCCGGCCCTGTACCGGGCCGCCGACCTGGTCGCGGTGCCGTCGTACAACGAGTCGTTCGGCCTGGTGGCCCTGGAGGCGCAGGCCTGCGGTACGCCGGTGGTGGCGGCGGCCGTCGGCGGTCTGGTGACCGCGGTGCGTGACCAGGTCAGCGGGGTGCTGGTCGACGGGCACGACCCGACCGCCTGGGCGGGCGCGATCGGGCAGCTTCTGCCGGACCGGCCCCGACTGGCGGCCCTGGCCCGGGGGGCGGTGCGCCACGCCGCGCACTTCTCCTGGGACCGGACGGTGCACGGGTTGCTCGCCGTCTACCGGGAGACGATCGCCGACTACCGGGACCGGCTCACCTCCGAGCTGGCCGCCGACGGCGCGGTGCTCTCCTGCGGCTGACCTGCCGCCCGGCTGACCCGCCAACCGGCTGACCTGCTGACCCGCCGTCCCGGCTGGATCCGCCGGAGCCGGTGGACCGGGGCGGGCCGCCACCGTCGGTCGTAGAGTGGGGTCGATGAGCGCGAAGAGCGAGGTTGCCGCCCTGATCGAGGCCTACTGCGCGGAGCGGAAGCTGGAGCACGAGGCGACCGGCCCGGCGTCGTACGCGGTCACCCTGCCCGGCACCCACAAGCTGAAGACGATCTGCAACCTGGTCGTCGGCGACCACGCGCTGCGCGTCGAGGCGTTCGTCATGCGCCAACCGGACGAGCGGCGCGAGGAACTCTGGGCCTGGCTGCTGCAACGCAATGCCCGCATGTACGGCGTGGCCTTCTCCGTCGACACCGTCGGCGACGTCTACCTGACCGGTCGGGTCAACCTCGCCGGGCTGGACGCCGACGAGCTGGACCGTCTCCTCGGTGCGGTGCTGACCTACGCGGACGAGTCGTTCGACACGATGTTGGAGATCGGCTTCGGCACGGCGATCCGCCGCGAGTGGGAGTGGCGGGTCAAGCGGGGCGAGTCGACCGCGAACCTTGCCGCGTTCGCCCACCTCTTCGTCCCGTCGTCCGGTGTCGGTGGACCGCCGTCGCCGGGCGGGGGCGAAGGTCGGCCGTCGCCGAACGGTGACGAACGTCCGCCGTCGCGGAGTGGTGGCGATCGTCCGCCGTCCGCCGCCGGGGGTGCCCCGGCGCCGCCCGGCGACCGGACGGTCCGCGCTGACGCCGACCGGGCGGAGTGACCGGGACCTGACGGTTCCGGGGGCGTCCGGCGGTTCGGAACCCGCCTGGCGGGTATGCGGCACCGCGCGGTGCGGCACGGGGACCCACCGCGACGACGGACTGTCGAGGAGCGTGAGCGTCCCATGGCTCAGCGGAACAGCTCTGGTCGCGGCGGGACCGCGACGACGAGGCGGCGGACGGGGGGTCGGCAGACCTCCGCGTCCGATCTCGCGGAACTTCGGGTGGACGAGATCCGTGCGCGGCTGCGGGCCCACGGGGTCTCGGGTGTCTCGCGGCTGCGCAAGCCGGAACTGGTGCAGGCGTTGGCGAAGGCGGAACGTCGGGGCGGAGCCGGCAAGCGGAGTACCGGTCCGTCCGGACGGGCGGCTGCGGGCGGCCGGCGGAGCGCGCCGGCGCGGGCGGCGTCCACCACGTCCACCCGTGCCGGGCAGGGCCGGGCGGAGCGGAAGGCGCAGGCGCCCGCGAAGCCGACCCGGGCGGCCACCCGTACGGGACGGGCCTCGTCCCGGTCGGTGAGTTCGTCCCAGCGGATCGAGTCGATCGCGGACCGGCCGGAGCGCCCCGGGCGCAGTCTGGTCACCACCAACCACGACGTGATCCAACAGTGGGCGCGGGCGCGCGGGGCGAAACCGGCCACCATCACCGGCACGGAGCGCGACGGTCGGGTCGGGGTGCTGACGTTCGACCTTCCCGGGTACCGGGAGAGCCGCCGGCTGCGCCAGATCACCTGGAACGACTGGTTCCGCACCTTCGACGAGCGTCGGCTGAACCTGATCTACCAGGAGCAGCTGCGGGACGGCCGGCCCAGCAACTTCTTCCGGACCGAGTCACCCGATCGGGAAGACGCGTGATCTGTTTACCGGAATGCGGGGCGGGTATGCCGACGTTGTCAACGGTGGAGTCAGGTAACCGGCTGTGACCGGCGAGACAGCCCGAAACGGTTGTCTTCGGATACTGACCGAACTAGCTTTATTGCCCTACGCCGCGCTTGGAAACGTTCGGGGGAGCGGCGGATCGAGCAGATCCGCGCACCAGGCGTGACGTAGGGGGACGGGTGGACCATCGCCGTTGGGGGACGGCGCCCACCTGTTGAACCGGCGGCGCGAGCGGGCGACGCTTACGGGGGTGAGTGTCGCCCGCCGCCGCCGGGTGAGCGATGCGGGCGTCCAATCCGACCAGGTCGGGCAGGACGCCCGCTTTCGCGTCCCGCGGGTGCGAATGGGGCGGCCCGGCCGTACAGCGCCCGTGCCCGGTCTTCGACCACGCCGCGCGCCCGTGCCCGGCGCTTCGATCCGTCAGCGGGTCGTGGAGGGCTCGGTGGGTGCGGTCGCCGCCGCCTCCGCCGCCTGCGGAGCGGGTGGCACGAGGGTGGTGGCCGGCTCGACCGGCGGGACGGCCCGCGGGCGCAGCGCGACGGCCCGGCGTTCCCGGGCCGGCCCGGAGAGCAGGTGGACGGCGGCGACGACCGCACCGATCACGGCGCAGCCCAGCCAGAGCGTGACGTTGCCCGCCTCCTGCCGGACCAGACCGCCGAGGACCGGCGCGACGGCTCCGGCGACCTGCCAGGAGAGCGAGAACACGCCCTGGTAGCGCCCGCGCAGCTCGGCCGGGGAGAGTTCGGCGATCAGCGTGGAGTTCGACGGGGAGTTGAGCATTTCGCCGAGGGTCCAGATCAGCACGGTGAGCCCGTAGAACCAGGCCGCCTCGGCGAAGGCGGTCAGCCCGAAGCCGACGCCCATCACGAGGGCGGCGAGGGCGAGCACGT encodes:
- a CDS encoding UDP-N-acetylmuramate dehydrogenase produces the protein MPDAYAQPTADTDSADARSLARYTTLRLGGAANRLVTAASAEEIVQRVREAHRRDEPVLLVAGGSNLVIGDVGFDGTVVLVRSRGFRVVAEDADTVTLRVSAGEPWDDLVATTVANGWSGVECLSGIPGSAGATPIQNVGAYGQEVAETITGVQVYDCHEGSVSRIDTADCGFAYRSSVFRYSDRWVVLSVDFRLHRSPLSTPVRYAELARALGVEVGDRVPLADARDTVRRLRAGKGMVLDPTDPDTRSVGSFFTNPVLDRPAYELLRERAADLGEPPSWPGAGDVVKVSAAWLIDKAGFAKGHPGPEGVAISGKHTLALTNRSGTASTAALITLAREIRDGVHDRFGVTLRPEPVLVNCVV
- a CDS encoding SAM-dependent methyltransferase encodes the protein MAQRPQGVVTRGTTNPNRLRRVDNWIVATCGDQLRAAADPLVVDLGYGATPVTAVELRARLAAGVRADVRLVGLEIDPARVVAAAPAADPPRLTFARGGFELAGLRPALVRSFNVLRQYDERDVAAAWRTMTAALAPGGLLVEGTCDELGRLGGWVLLDADGPRSLTLAARLSVLDTPATLAERLPKALIHRNVPGERVHDLIRALDDGWRAAAAYAPFGPRQRWMRTVAGLREAGWPLLDRPRRWRLGELTVPWSAVAPAAW
- a CDS encoding SDR family NAD(P)-dependent oxidoreductase, whose product is MTPVAIVTGASSGIGAATARRLATEGFHVLAAARRADRLADLVAGIAAAGGSATAVTCDVTSDESVAGLAAAAERAPGPVTLLVNNAGGARGLDPVESGSVGDWQWMYDVNVLGTLRVTQAVLPALERSGAGTIVVVSSTAGLDVYEGGGGYTAAKHAQTAIAGTLRLELCGRPVRVVEIDPGMVRTDEFSLVRFDGDAERAAAVYAGVAEPLVADDVADCIAWCATRPQHVNVDRLVVRPLAQAAQHKVHRVG
- the mshA gene encoding D-inositol-3-phosphate glycosyltransferase translates to MAEMHTGVGRQRGARPWPRRIATISVHTSPLHQPGTGDAGGMNVYIVEVARRLAAAGVEVDIFTRATSGDLPPVVEMAPGVHVRHVTSGPLEGLTKEELPGQLCAFTAGVLRAEAAHPPGWYDLIHSHYWLSGQVGWLAKERWGVPLVHTAHTLAKVKNAQLAAGDRPEPKARVIGEEQVVAEADRLVANTRVEARDLIDRYDAVPAWVTVVEPGVDLDRFRPAAGDPVLARRAARRRLGLPVEGYVVAFVGRIQPLKAPDVLVRAIAALRARDPFLADQVTVAIVGGPSGSGLDRPTSLIELAGTLGVADRVRFLPPRTGDDLPALYRAADLVAVPSYNESFGLVALEAQACGTPVVAAAVGGLVTAVRDQVSGVLVDGHDPTAWAGAIGQLLPDRPRLAALARGAVRHAAHFSWDRTVHGLLAVYRETIADYRDRLTSELAADGAVLSCG